From Kineosporia succinea, the proteins below share one genomic window:
- a CDS encoding NAD-dependent succinate-semialdehyde dehydrogenase, with product MSPSQPTYQVTDPATGEVLKTFPFSTDAEIEAAVAGADTAFDAWRQVPIEERAAIVQRVSDLFGERAQELARLSQQEMGKAFDEGKEESEFSQAIFGYYATEGPKLAADRPIPTSSDTGGTAMVEYRPVGAVLGIMPWNFPTYQIARFAAPNLVLGNTIILKHAESVPQTALAVEQIMKDAGVPEGAYVNVFATHEQIETIIADKRVQGVSLTGSERAGAVVASLAGKYLKKCVLELGGSDPMVVLDSQDVPALAQTAWDFRVYNNGQVCNSNKRMIVMDDVYDAFVAELTEKAKAIDASAHAPMSSRRAAESINEQVQEAVSKGATLHAGGVLGEGPSAHYSPAVLTGVTPEMAAFHEELFGPVAVVYKVSSEDEAVQLANATRFGLGGSVFSADVDKAKRIARLLDSGMTNVNTPAGEAAELPFGGTKRSGFGRELGPLGFDEFCNKRLYYVAD from the coding sequence ATGAGCCCCTCTCAGCCGACGTACCAGGTGACCGACCCCGCCACCGGTGAGGTGCTGAAGACCTTCCCGTTCTCCACCGACGCCGAGATCGAGGCGGCCGTCGCCGGGGCCGACACCGCGTTCGACGCGTGGCGCCAGGTGCCGATCGAGGAGCGCGCGGCGATCGTGCAGCGGGTCTCGGACCTGTTCGGCGAGCGGGCGCAGGAGCTGGCGCGACTGTCGCAGCAGGAGATGGGCAAGGCCTTCGACGAGGGCAAGGAGGAGTCGGAGTTCAGCCAGGCGATCTTCGGTTACTACGCCACCGAGGGCCCGAAGCTGGCCGCCGACCGGCCGATCCCGACCAGCAGCGACACCGGCGGCACCGCGATGGTCGAGTACCGGCCCGTGGGCGCGGTGCTGGGCATCATGCCGTGGAACTTCCCGACCTACCAGATCGCCCGCTTCGCGGCCCCGAACCTGGTGCTGGGCAACACGATCATCCTCAAGCACGCCGAGAGCGTGCCGCAGACCGCCCTGGCCGTCGAGCAGATCATGAAGGACGCGGGGGTCCCCGAGGGTGCCTACGTGAACGTCTTCGCCACGCACGAGCAGATCGAGACGATCATCGCCGACAAGCGGGTGCAGGGCGTCTCGCTGACCGGCTCGGAGCGGGCCGGGGCCGTGGTGGCGTCGCTGGCCGGCAAGTACCTGAAGAAGTGCGTGCTGGAGCTCGGCGGCTCCGACCCGATGGTGGTGCTCGACTCGCAGGACGTGCCCGCGCTGGCGCAGACCGCGTGGGACTTCCGGGTCTACAACAACGGCCAGGTCTGCAACTCCAACAAGCGCATGATCGTCATGGACGACGTGTACGACGCGTTCGTCGCCGAGCTCACCGAGAAGGCGAAGGCCATCGACGCGTCCGCGCACGCCCCGATGTCGTCGCGGCGGGCCGCCGAGTCGATCAACGAGCAGGTGCAGGAGGCCGTCTCCAAGGGGGCGACCCTGCACGCGGGCGGCGTGCTGGGCGAGGGCCCGTCGGCGCACTACTCCCCCGCGGTGCTCACCGGCGTCACCCCGGAGATGGCTGCCTTCCACGAGGAACTGTTCGGCCCGGTCGCCGTGGTCTACAAGGTCAGCAGTGAGGACGAGGCGGTGCAGCTGGCCAACGCCACCCGCTTCGGTCTGGGTGGCTCGGTGTTCAGCGCCGACGTCGACAAGGCCAAGCGCATCGCCCGTCTGCTCGACTCGGGCATGACGAACGTGAACACCCCGGCCGGCGAGGCGGCGGAGCTGCCGTTCGGTGGCACCAAGCGCTCGGGCTTCGGCCGTGAGCTGGGGCCGCTGGGGTTCGACGAGTTCTGCAACAAGCGCCTCTACTACGTGGCCGACTGA
- a CDS encoding acyl-CoA dehydrogenase family protein — translation MLGAGGRVNCEPSFGDVDPIDVAVDLADLDDLLTRDETDIRDAVRAMARSRIAPYVADWFERGAPDDPRGLVKELGDLGVLGMHLTGYGCAGLSATQYGLACLELEAVDSGIRSLVSVQGSLAMYALWRFATESVKQEWLPRMAAGDAIGCFGLTEPDHGSDPAGMATRARRDGSDWVLDGRKMWITNGSIADVAVVWANTEEGIRGFAVPTATPGFTTVEMKHKMSLRASVTSELLLDAVRVPDECAFPEVRGLAGPLTCLTEARFGIIWGSMGAARSCLATALRYALSREQFGRPIAGFQLTQQKLADMELEYVKGVLLALHLARRKDSGVLRPVQVSLGKLNNVREALEICRAARTILGANGISLEYPVIRHMNNLESVLTYEGTVEMHTLVIGKAMTGLDAFR, via the coding sequence ATGCTGGGGGCTGGTGGACGTGTGAACTGCGAGCCTAGCTTTGGTGACGTGGACCCCATCGACGTGGCCGTTGACCTTGCCGATCTCGACGATCTTCTCACCCGGGACGAGACTGACATCCGGGATGCCGTGCGCGCCATGGCCCGGAGCCGGATCGCCCCGTATGTCGCCGACTGGTTCGAGCGCGGCGCGCCCGACGACCCGCGCGGGCTGGTCAAGGAGCTCGGTGACCTGGGGGTGCTGGGCATGCACCTGACCGGTTACGGCTGCGCCGGGCTGAGCGCCACCCAGTACGGGCTGGCCTGCCTGGAGCTGGAGGCCGTGGACTCGGGCATCCGCTCGCTGGTCTCGGTGCAGGGCTCCCTGGCGATGTACGCGCTGTGGCGTTTCGCGACCGAGTCAGTGAAGCAGGAGTGGCTGCCGCGCATGGCGGCCGGGGACGCGATCGGCTGCTTCGGCCTGACCGAGCCCGACCACGGTTCCGACCCGGCCGGGATGGCCACCCGCGCGCGCCGCGACGGCTCCGACTGGGTGCTCGACGGGCGCAAGATGTGGATCACCAACGGCTCGATCGCCGACGTGGCGGTCGTCTGGGCGAACACCGAGGAGGGCATCCGCGGGTTCGCCGTGCCCACCGCCACCCCGGGCTTCACCACGGTGGAGATGAAACACAAGATGTCCCTGCGGGCCTCGGTGACCAGCGAGCTCCTGCTCGACGCGGTGCGGGTGCCGGACGAGTGCGCGTTTCCCGAGGTGCGCGGTCTGGCCGGGCCGCTGACCTGCCTGACCGAGGCCCGGTTCGGCATCATCTGGGGATCGATGGGGGCGGCCCGCAGCTGCCTCGCCACCGCACTGCGGTATGCGCTGTCCCGCGAGCAGTTCGGCCGCCCGATCGCCGGATTCCAGCTCACCCAGCAGAAACTCGCCGACATGGAACTGGAGTACGTCAAGGGTGTGCTGCTCGCGCTGCACCTGGCGCGCCGCAAGGACTCCGGCGTGCTCCGGCCCGTGCAGGTCAGCCTGGGCAAGCTGAACAACGTGCGCGAGGCCCTGGAGATCTGCCGCGCCGCGCGCACCATCCTCGGGGCGAACGGAATCTCGCTGGAGTACCCGGTCATTCGCCACATGAACAACCTGGAGTCGGTGCTCACCTACGAGGGAACGGTCGAGATGCACACGCTCGTGATCGGGAAGGCGATGACCGGGCTCGACGCGTTCCGGTGA